A portion of the Corynebacterium jeikeium genome contains these proteins:
- a CDS encoding sulfurtransferase, producing the protein MAVPHDPHPQFQQYAHPERLVSSSWLAARLGSPGLRVVESDEDSLLYDIGHIPGAVRIDWHHDLNDPVRRDYIDAEGFAELMREKGISRDDTVVIYGDKSNWWAAYTLWVFELFGHPDVRLLNGGRDAWMTEERDTSFEVPNYPRTDYPVVERDDKTLRAYFSDTRELIGKAPIIDVRTPEEYAGARTHMVDYPQEGVLRGGHIPTAVNIPWNQSVHPNSRFRDREELEQIYAHVQFEDEAIVYCRIGERSAHTWFVLHHLLGHENVRNYDGSWVEWGNMIGMPIAHGSEPGSL; encoded by the coding sequence ATGGCTGTTCCGCACGACCCGCACCCCCAGTTCCAGCAGTACGCCCACCCTGAGCGCCTCGTCTCTAGCTCCTGGCTTGCTGCCCGACTGGGCTCTCCCGGTCTGCGCGTTGTTGAATCCGACGAGGACTCACTGCTCTACGACATTGGACATATTCCGGGCGCGGTTCGCATCGACTGGCATCACGACCTTAACGATCCCGTGCGCCGCGACTATATCGACGCCGAAGGCTTTGCCGAGCTCATGCGCGAGAAGGGCATCTCGCGCGATGACACCGTCGTAATCTACGGCGACAAGTCCAACTGGTGGGCCGCCTACACACTCTGGGTCTTCGAGCTTTTTGGGCATCCCGACGTGCGCCTGCTTAACGGTGGCCGCGATGCCTGGATGACTGAAGAACGAGACACGAGCTTCGAGGTCCCCAATTACCCACGCACTGACTACCCTGTCGTCGAGCGCGACGACAAGACACTGCGCGCCTACTTCAGCGATACACGTGAGCTCATTGGAAAGGCTCCGATTATCGACGTGCGCACTCCGGAGGAGTATGCCGGTGCACGAACCCACATGGTCGATTACCCACAGGAAGGCGTCCTGCGTGGTGGCCACATTCCAACCGCGGTAAACATTCCATGGAATCAGTCCGTTCACCCGAACTCGCGTTTCCGCGATCGCGAAGAGCTCGAGCAGATTTACGCGCACGTCCAATTTGAAGATGAGGCGATTGTCTACTGCCGCATCGGCGAGCGCTCCGCGCACACCTGGTTTGTACTGCACCACCTGCTCGGCCACGAGAATGTTCGCAACTACGACGGCTCGTGGGTTGAGTGGGGCAATATGATTGGCATGCCCATTGCCCACGGTTCGGAGCCGGGAAGCCTGTAG
- a CDS encoding acetyl/propionyl/methylcrotonyl-CoA carboxylase subunit alpha — protein sequence MEDFVSEQTTEKITKVLVANRGEIAVRVIRAAKDAGIPSVAVYAEPDADAPFVTMADEAFALGGTTSAESYLVFDKILDAAKKSGANAIHPGYGFLSENGDFAEAVENAGLIWIGPSPESIRALGDKVTARHIALKADAPMAPGTKEPVKDADEVVAFAKEHGLPIAIKAAFGGGGRGMKVAHKMEEVADLYESATREAVAAFGRGECFVERYLDKARHVECQVLADKHGNVVVASTRDCSLQRRFQKLVEEAPAPFLTPEQDERLRQSAKDICREAGYYGAGTVEYLVGADGLINFLEVNTRLQVEHPVTEEITGLDLVREQFRIAEGKELSIKEDPEMRGHAFEFRINGEDAGSNFMPAPGTITKYVEPSGPGVRMDTGIKEGDVIGGQFDSMLAKLIVWGETREEALRRSARALSEYQVEGLATVIPFHRHIVENPAFVGDGEKFDVYTKWIEEEWDNPIAPYDGDSDADTDTVPAQKVVVEIDGRRVEVALPGDLALGGGNAGAKKKSKKKRAGGSKKAASGDAVVAPMQGTVIKVNVEEGQEVSEGDTVVVLEAMKMENPVKAHKDGVVTGLATEAGSGVGKGDVLMELK from the coding sequence ATGGAGGATTTCGTGTCCGAGCAGACCACTGAAAAAATCACGAAGGTTCTCGTCGCCAACCGTGGCGAGATTGCCGTTCGCGTTATTCGCGCTGCGAAGGACGCCGGCATTCCTTCCGTCGCCGTTTACGCTGAGCCGGATGCGGACGCTCCTTTCGTGACCATGGCGGATGAGGCTTTTGCTCTCGGTGGCACCACTTCCGCTGAGTCCTACCTAGTTTTCGACAAGATTCTGGACGCCGCAAAGAAGTCCGGCGCTAATGCCATCCACCCGGGATACGGCTTCCTGTCGGAGAACGGCGACTTCGCTGAGGCTGTTGAGAACGCTGGCCTGATCTGGATTGGCCCGTCACCAGAGTCCATCCGCGCCCTGGGCGACAAGGTCACCGCTCGTCACATCGCGCTGAAGGCTGACGCTCCAATGGCTCCAGGCACCAAGGAGCCAGTTAAGGATGCAGACGAGGTCGTCGCGTTCGCTAAGGAGCACGGTCTGCCAATCGCCATTAAGGCCGCTTTCGGTGGCGGTGGCCGCGGCATGAAGGTCGCACACAAGATGGAAGAGGTCGCCGACCTCTACGAGTCCGCTACCCGTGAGGCCGTTGCGGCCTTCGGTCGCGGTGAGTGCTTCGTAGAGCGCTACCTGGACAAGGCACGCCACGTCGAGTGCCAGGTTCTCGCTGATAAGCACGGCAACGTCGTTGTCGCCTCCACCCGTGACTGCTCGCTACAGCGTCGTTTCCAGAAGCTCGTCGAGGAAGCACCCGCTCCGTTCCTGACCCCAGAGCAGGATGAGCGCCTGCGCCAGTCCGCTAAGGACATCTGCCGCGAGGCTGGCTACTACGGTGCGGGCACCGTTGAGTACCTGGTTGGCGCTGACGGTCTGATTAACTTCCTCGAGGTCAACACTCGTCTACAGGTGGAGCACCCGGTCACCGAGGAAATTACCGGCCTCGATCTGGTCCGCGAGCAGTTCCGCATTGCTGAAGGCAAGGAACTGTCCATCAAGGAAGACCCGGAGATGCGCGGTCACGCTTTCGAGTTCCGCATCAACGGCGAGGACGCCGGCAGCAACTTCATGCCGGCTCCGGGCACCATCACCAAGTACGTCGAACCGTCCGGCCCGGGTGTCCGCATGGACACCGGCATCAAGGAGGGCGACGTCATCGGCGGCCAGTTCGACTCCATGCTGGCCAAGCTGATTGTTTGGGGCGAGACCCGCGAAGAGGCCCTACGCCGCTCCGCTCGTGCTCTGTCCGAGTACCAGGTTGAGGGCCTGGCAACGGTCATTCCGTTCCACCGCCACATTGTGGAGAACCCGGCGTTTGTCGGCGATGGCGAGAAGTTTGACGTCTACACCAAGTGGATTGAAGAGGAATGGGACAACCCGATTGCTCCGTACGACGGTGACTCCGACGCTGACACCGACACCGTTCCGGCTCAGAAGGTTGTCGTCGAGATCGACGGTCGCCGCGTCGAGGTAGCCCTGCCGGGCGACCTGGCTCTGGGCGGCGGCAACGCTGGTGCCAAGAAGAAGAGCAAGAAGAAGCGCGCTGGCGGTTCCAAGAAGGCCGCTTCCGGTGACGCTGTGGTTGCTCCGATGCAGGGCACCGTCATCAAGGTCAACGTCGAAGAGGGCCAGGAAGTCTCCGAGGGTGACACCGTGGTTGTCCTTGAGGCCATGAAGATGGAAAACCCAGTCAAGGCTCACAAGGACGGCGTTGTCACGGGTCTGGCTACCGAGGCTGGCTCAGGTGTCGGCAAGGGCGATGTCCTGATGGAACTGAAGTAG
- a CDS encoding precorrin-6A synthase (deacetylating), which yields MRWLNSSVTREIRPITSRNDAARTQAESPVYSGYVDVDVIGIGAGSPSHITLEAIGALADVDVVFALDKGDAKADLLAARQAIVDKHAPHVELVTVPDPPRDRTPDNYGAVVRDWHQRRAELLADAFVAHLGREGKRRGAFLVWGDPSLYDSTLRILQRVRDLGLDVRSRVIPSVTAISALTAAHGECLNQIGKPVLITTGRRLGERAPGMDAVVMLDGGAAWLEHADPEEEILWGAFLGTELETLRRGRVGDVGEEIAELKKKLRAEHGWIMDIYLLRSGA from the coding sequence ATGAGATGGCTGAACAGTTCGGTTACGAGGGAGATCCGACCAATCACTAGTCGAAACGACGCCGCCCGCACTCAGGCCGAGAGCCCTGTATACAGCGGATATGTCGATGTAGACGTCATCGGAATCGGCGCCGGTAGTCCGAGCCACATTACGCTCGAGGCTATCGGCGCTCTTGCTGATGTCGACGTAGTTTTTGCTCTCGACAAGGGTGATGCCAAAGCGGACTTGTTGGCTGCGCGACAGGCGATCGTCGATAAGCATGCGCCGCATGTCGAACTCGTTACCGTTCCCGACCCGCCACGTGACCGCACGCCCGATAACTACGGCGCAGTCGTCCGTGACTGGCATCAGCGCCGTGCAGAGCTGCTTGCCGACGCCTTCGTCGCTCACCTCGGACGAGAGGGCAAGCGCCGCGGTGCGTTCTTGGTCTGGGGTGACCCCTCCTTGTATGACTCAACATTGCGGATTTTGCAGCGCGTCCGCGACCTTGGGCTGGACGTGCGCTCGCGAGTTATCCCCAGTGTGACGGCGATTTCCGCGCTGACCGCAGCGCATGGAGAGTGCCTGAACCAGATTGGTAAGCCGGTATTGATTACCACTGGTCGGCGCCTGGGGGAGCGTGCGCCTGGCATGGATGCGGTGGTGATGCTCGATGGCGGTGCAGCCTGGCTCGAGCACGCGGACCCGGAGGAAGAGATTCTCTGGGGTGCATTCCTGGGAACGGAGCTGGAGACGCTCCGCCGTGGTCGCGTTGGCGACGTCGGCGAAGAGATTGCGGAGCTGAAAAAGAAGCTCCGTGCGGAGCACGGTTGGATTATGGATATCTACCTGCTGCGTTCCGGCGCCTAG
- a CDS encoding siderophore-interacting protein, with protein MAGLAKAAAPKRKPRKAHEATVTGRRQISPDLVRLSMNSPAFVGKELEFTDHYIKLLFVPEDADYSWPFDIAKIRAEQPRDKLPITRTYTLINVDSETGDFDVDFVTHGDSGLAGPWARVAEIGDKRGFLGPGGAWGPAAEYEHFVLAGDESAAPAISAGLKHLPAGTTATAYIEIESEDRKFELPTREGVEVHWVLRNGATHGTELSRAVREAGIPEGKKTSWFIHGVAEMIKELRRFLFVESEIPKKDVSISGYWRIGMTEDQWQSSKREFNAEVEAEEERARA; from the coding sequence ATGGCTGGCCTAGCTAAAGCAGCAGCACCGAAGCGTAAGCCCCGTAAGGCACACGAGGCAACAGTTACTGGACGTCGCCAGATTTCCCCAGACCTTGTTCGTTTGAGCATGAACTCGCCTGCATTTGTGGGCAAGGAGCTGGAGTTTACCGACCATTACATCAAATTATTGTTTGTGCCAGAGGACGCTGATTACTCCTGGCCGTTCGATATTGCGAAAATTCGCGCCGAACAGCCGCGAGACAAACTGCCAATCACCCGCACATACACTCTGATTAATGTGGACTCCGAAACCGGCGACTTTGACGTCGACTTCGTCACCCACGGCGATTCCGGCCTGGCTGGACCGTGGGCACGCGTAGCCGAAATCGGAGACAAGCGTGGCTTCTTAGGGCCAGGAGGCGCATGGGGACCTGCAGCAGAATATGAACACTTTGTACTCGCCGGAGACGAGTCCGCAGCGCCAGCTATCAGCGCCGGACTGAAGCACCTCCCAGCAGGCACGACCGCAACCGCATACATCGAAATCGAGTCCGAAGATCGGAAGTTTGAGCTCCCAACCCGAGAGGGTGTGGAAGTCCATTGGGTCCTCCGCAACGGCGCAACCCACGGCACAGAGCTATCCCGCGCAGTGCGCGAGGCGGGCATTCCAGAAGGTAAGAAAACTAGCTGGTTCATCCACGGTGTCGCCGAGATGATCAAGGAATTGCGCCGCTTCCTCTTCGTCGAATCTGAGATCCCGAAGAAAGACGTTTCCATTTCTGGCTACTGGCGTATCGGTATGACCGAAGACCAGTGGCAGTCTTCTAAACGAGAATTCAACGCTGAGGTTGAGGCCGAGGAGGAAAGAGCCAGGGCCTGA
- the gcvT gene encoding glycine cleavage system aminomethyltransferase GcvT — MTDNSGASENNNSFRSALHDEHVSLGAEMRNVGGYEVPFRYSSEIAEHNAVREAVGVFDLSLMGIIRVTGEDAAAFLAHSLISAIKPLALGRAKYTMIVQEDGGIIDDLIIYRLGSHEFMLVQNAAAAEDVYSTLRERVGGYNVEVERMNDKNVLLAIQGPKAAKLLRRLLPQDLHATLDGMNYYSCTLLEVAGVEMIVARTGYTGEDGFEIFPPADRAVEVWRAIIAAGGKVENPEDPADNGADLGLLPCGLACRDTLRLEAGMPLYGYELTRDRTPLEAGLKSIMGPTKGQFIGRNALINRPQSKELLVGLRFSGDEAPKRGTKLIDAEGNEVGVLTSAKVSPTLGHPIGFAYVQRWQSSTGTELTVEGADITATVVPTPFYNRRHRK, encoded by the coding sequence ATGACTGACAATTCTGGCGCTTCTGAGAACAACAATTCTTTCCGTAGCGCCCTGCATGATGAGCACGTAAGCCTTGGCGCAGAAATGCGCAATGTTGGTGGCTACGAAGTGCCGTTCCGCTACTCTTCGGAAATTGCAGAGCACAACGCAGTGCGTGAGGCCGTTGGTGTTTTCGACCTGTCGCTGATGGGTATCATCCGCGTCACTGGTGAGGATGCGGCGGCGTTCCTTGCACACTCCCTGATTTCGGCAATCAAGCCGCTGGCGTTGGGTCGTGCCAAGTACACCATGATTGTGCAGGAAGACGGCGGCATTATTGATGACCTCATCATTTACCGCCTCGGTAGTCACGAATTCATGCTGGTGCAGAATGCCGCAGCCGCTGAAGATGTGTACTCGACGCTGCGCGAGCGCGTTGGTGGCTACAACGTCGAGGTTGAGCGCATGAATGACAAGAATGTGCTCCTGGCCATTCAAGGGCCGAAGGCTGCGAAGCTTCTGCGCCGTCTGTTGCCACAGGATCTGCACGCGACTCTCGATGGCATGAACTACTACTCTTGCACTCTGCTCGAGGTCGCAGGTGTGGAAATGATTGTTGCCCGAACCGGCTACACCGGTGAGGACGGCTTCGAGATCTTCCCGCCGGCTGACCGCGCCGTCGAGGTCTGGCGTGCAATCATTGCAGCAGGTGGCAAGGTGGAAAACCCGGAGGATCCGGCTGACAACGGCGCTGACCTCGGCCTGCTGCCGTGTGGTCTGGCCTGCCGCGACACCCTGCGTCTTGAGGCTGGTATGCCGCTCTATGGCTACGAGCTGACTCGCGACCGCACTCCGCTGGAGGCCGGCCTGAAGTCCATCATGGGGCCGACCAAGGGGCAGTTTATTGGTCGCAACGCACTGATTAATCGTCCGCAGTCGAAGGAGCTACTGGTTGGTCTGCGTTTCTCCGGTGATGAAGCTCCCAAGCGTGGCACCAAGCTCATTGATGCGGAAGGTAACGAGGTTGGCGTGCTGACTTCCGCCAAGGTGTCGCCGACTTTGGGGCACCCCATCGGTTTTGCATACGTTCAGCGTTGGCAGTCCTCCACTGGCACGGAGCTGACCGTTGAAGGCGCCGACATTACCGCCACCGTCGTTCCGACGCCGTTCTACAATCGCCGTCACCGCAAGTAG
- a CDS encoding cation acetate symporter: MLTSFFAADDTAAAGNPILNIAVFVAFIVATMFIVTRVGKGGNKGASDFYTGGAQFSGTQNGLAIAGDYLSAASFLGIVGAIALTGYDGFLYSIGFFVAWLVALLLVAEPLRNVGKFTMADVLSFRLKQRPVRTAAAISTLAVTLFYLIAQMAGAGSLVAVLLNIHDSTQQSIVVAVVGIIMVAYVLIGGMKGTTYVQMIKAVLLVGAVIIMTLIILVGVKGNFSQLLQDAVDMHASSDYIAEKGYEASAILEPGLKYGGSFVQQLDFISLGLALVLGVAGLPHVLMRFYTVPTAKEARKSVTWAIILIGGFYLLTLVLGYGAAALVGPDRIMAAPGGANAAAPLLAFEIGGSIFMAVISAVAFATVLAVVAGLAITASASVGQDLYQAVIRKGQATEAEQVRVSRITVIVLGVVAIILGILAMGQNVAFLVSLAFAVAASANVPTILMSLFWKRFNTAGAVASMYTGVIASLVLIIFSPAVSGAESSMIPSVDFSWFPLTSPGLLAIPLAFLAGIIATYMGKPDNFDDLAAEMEVRSLTGVGTEAAVDH; encoded by the coding sequence ATGCTGACTAGTTTCTTTGCTGCAGATGACACTGCAGCAGCAGGTAACCCGATTCTCAACATCGCGGTCTTCGTCGCCTTCATTGTTGCGACCATGTTCATCGTTACTCGAGTGGGCAAGGGCGGAAACAAGGGAGCATCAGACTTTTACACCGGTGGCGCACAGTTCTCCGGTACCCAAAACGGTCTTGCCATTGCGGGTGACTACCTCTCGGCGGCTTCCTTCCTCGGTATCGTCGGCGCCATCGCGCTGACTGGTTACGACGGATTCCTTTACTCCATCGGCTTCTTCGTAGCCTGGCTGGTCGCGCTGCTGTTGGTTGCAGAGCCGCTGCGAAACGTCGGTAAGTTCACCATGGCCGACGTGCTGTCCTTCCGTCTTAAGCAGCGCCCGGTACGTACTGCGGCTGCTATCTCGACCCTCGCGGTGACCCTGTTCTACCTCATCGCGCAGATGGCCGGTGCAGGTTCCCTGGTCGCCGTGCTGCTCAACATCCACGACTCCACTCAGCAGTCCATCGTTGTCGCAGTCGTCGGCATCATCATGGTTGCCTACGTCCTCATCGGTGGTATGAAGGGCACGACTTACGTGCAGATGATTAAGGCCGTCCTGCTGGTCGGTGCTGTCATCATCATGACCCTGATCATCCTGGTTGGCGTTAAGGGCAACTTCTCCCAGCTCCTGCAGGACGCAGTGGACATGCACGCAAGCTCGGATTACATCGCCGAGAAGGGCTACGAAGCCTCCGCCATTCTTGAGCCGGGTCTGAAGTACGGCGGCTCCTTCGTCCAGCAGCTGGACTTCATCTCTCTGGGCCTGGCACTGGTCCTCGGTGTTGCTGGTCTGCCACACGTGCTCATGCGCTTCTACACGGTGCCGACCGCAAAGGAAGCTCGTAAGTCCGTGACTTGGGCAATCATCCTCATCGGTGGTTTCTACCTGCTGACCCTGGTGCTCGGCTACGGTGCTGCTGCACTCGTCGGCCCGGACCGCATCATGGCCGCGCCGGGCGGGGCCAACGCTGCAGCTCCGCTGCTGGCCTTCGAAATCGGTGGCTCCATCTTCATGGCTGTGATTTCCGCAGTGGCGTTCGCTACCGTGCTGGCCGTGGTCGCTGGTCTGGCAATTACCGCTTCCGCGTCTGTCGGCCAGGACCTCTACCAGGCCGTGATTCGCAAGGGACAGGCCACGGAAGCCGAGCAGGTTCGTGTCTCCCGCATTACCGTTATCGTGCTGGGTGTTGTCGCCATTATCCTCGGCATCCTGGCCATGGGGCAGAACGTCGCCTTCCTGGTGTCGCTGGCCTTCGCAGTGGCAGCATCCGCAAACGTGCCGACCATCCTGATGTCCCTGTTCTGGAAGCGCTTCAACACCGCAGGCGCAGTTGCCTCCATGTACACCGGTGTCATCGCCTCGCTGGTTCTGATTATCTTCTCCCCGGCAGTCTCCGGCGCTGAGTCCTCGATGATTCCGTCCGTTGACTTCTCCTGGTTCCCGCTGACCTCGCCGGGTCTGCTCGCAATCCCGCTGGCGTTCCTGGCTGGCATCATCGCCACCTACATGGGTAAGCCGGATAACTTCGATGACCTGGCAGCTGAGATGGAAGTTCGCTCCCTGACCGGTGTTGGTACCGAGGCTGCGGTTGATCACTAA
- a CDS encoding DUF485 domain-containing protein → MSATPLPADRHKPQAAEYRYVQNSAQFQELRSTFRSFAIPMTVAGLVWYIAFVLFATFAPDLMATPVLGNINLGIVLGLLQFVTTFAITWVYINFANKKLEPMQAELREALESGEIAEIVAKKEA, encoded by the coding sequence GTGTCCGCAACTCCCTTGCCGGCAGACCGGCATAAGCCACAGGCGGCCGAGTACCGCTACGTGCAAAACTCAGCGCAGTTCCAAGAGCTCCGCTCTACATTCCGTTCTTTCGCCATCCCGATGACCGTCGCAGGTCTGGTGTGGTACATCGCATTCGTTCTGTTTGCGACGTTCGCGCCAGACCTCATGGCGACTCCCGTACTGGGCAATATCAACCTGGGCATCGTCCTTGGTCTGCTTCAGTTCGTGACCACCTTCGCCATCACCTGGGTGTACATCAACTTCGCCAACAAGAAGCTCGAGCCGATGCAGGCAGAGCTGCGCGAGGCACTGGAAAGCGGAGAAATCGCTGAAATCGTCGCAAAGAAGGAGGCATAG
- a CDS encoding HAD family hydrolase, with the protein MGSWKTPDSGLTQQQVQQRIELGHVNELPPTSGRSVWDIIRANVFTRINGILAVLFAVVLYTGSIVNGAFGLLIIANSIVGIIQELRAKRTLDKLSIVGRAKPMVIRDGEPAREIDRESVVLDDLIEVGPGDQIVVDGILRYASDVAVDESSLTGESDAVDKSVGDMVYSGSSVVVGSARYQATKVGKEAYAAKLAAEANKFTLTDSQLFRGINKILTYISWILIPVGALAIYTQLFVAGDDFNDALLGMVATLVPMVPEGLVLMTTIAFALGVVRLGRHRVLVNELPAIEGLARVDTVCVDKTGTLTENAMQLVEVDIVSGDGTSRDEVDSALIDLCKLDDRPNATARALLDGLADAGDVVKHEQARTRPFASANKWSALTYHGGATWVFGAPDVLVDDSAVGMQKARQLMEEGLRVLLLARTSVGADDLPGGALRKSGEVELEPVALVVLGQKVRSDAADTVAYFYEEGVEVKVISGDNDRSVGAVARELEMEGANNPVDASELPVSRDENSEAKPTEIRNEFADIVESRQIFGRVTAENKRDMVDALQSRGHHVAMTGDGVNDVLALKAANLGVAMGDGAPATRSVAQLVLLDNRFAVMPMIVAEGRRVIGNIERVANLFLTKTIYSVVLALAVGLWGMDYPFEPIHVTITGWFTIGIPAFVLSLAPNLERARDGFVRRVLRLAIPAGITVGLLTFMFWLWANPGVDASDAARGEASTATLIVLIVSAFWVLVVVARPYTWWKVLLLAVSAGAYLFIFSVRSVATVLNLYWVGRELLIPALIVGAIGAGIIEALWWWRQSKPLPEEAENTSTTA; encoded by the coding sequence ATGGGCTCGTGGAAAACTCCCGACAGTGGTCTTACTCAACAGCAGGTCCAGCAACGCATCGAGTTGGGGCACGTCAACGAGCTGCCGCCAACATCCGGGCGCAGTGTGTGGGACATTATCCGTGCCAATGTGTTTACCCGGATTAACGGTATTCTCGCTGTGTTATTCGCAGTCGTGCTCTATACCGGCTCAATCGTCAACGGTGCCTTTGGTCTGCTGATTATCGCCAACTCTATCGTCGGCATCATCCAAGAACTGCGTGCCAAGCGCACACTGGACAAGCTTTCCATTGTCGGCCGTGCAAAACCCATGGTCATTCGCGACGGGGAGCCTGCTCGCGAGATCGACCGCGAGTCCGTCGTCCTCGACGATCTCATCGAGGTTGGTCCCGGTGACCAAATCGTCGTTGACGGTATTCTCCGCTACGCCTCTGACGTGGCTGTCGATGAGTCCTCTCTCACCGGTGAATCCGATGCCGTCGATAAGAGCGTTGGGGACATGGTCTACTCGGGTTCCTCGGTCGTGGTGGGGTCGGCGCGATATCAGGCCACCAAAGTGGGCAAGGAGGCTTACGCCGCCAAGCTCGCAGCTGAGGCCAACAAATTCACGCTGACTGATTCCCAGCTCTTCCGCGGCATCAACAAGATCCTGACCTACATTTCCTGGATTCTCATTCCCGTCGGCGCCCTGGCAATCTATACGCAGCTCTTTGTCGCCGGCGATGATTTCAACGATGCGCTGCTGGGGATGGTCGCCACGCTGGTGCCCATGGTCCCTGAGGGGCTTGTCCTCATGACCACCATCGCATTTGCCCTTGGGGTGGTGCGCTTGGGGCGACATCGAGTGCTGGTCAATGAGTTGCCCGCCATCGAAGGTCTCGCGCGTGTCGACACCGTGTGTGTCGACAAAACTGGCACGCTCACCGAAAATGCGATGCAGCTAGTGGAAGTCGACATCGTATCGGGTGACGGTACCTCCCGCGATGAGGTCGACTCCGCACTCATCGATCTGTGCAAGCTCGACGATCGTCCCAACGCAACGGCTCGTGCACTGCTCGATGGGCTTGCGGACGCAGGGGACGTCGTAAAGCATGAACAAGCCAGAACCCGCCCCTTTGCCTCGGCGAATAAGTGGTCGGCGCTGACGTATCACGGCGGTGCGACGTGGGTTTTCGGCGCGCCCGATGTGCTTGTCGACGACTCCGCGGTCGGCATGCAGAAAGCTCGGCAGCTTATGGAGGAAGGACTTCGTGTGCTCCTGCTCGCGCGGACATCAGTTGGGGCAGATGACCTGCCCGGCGGTGCGCTGCGGAAGAGTGGCGAGGTGGAGTTGGAGCCAGTCGCACTTGTCGTGCTGGGGCAGAAGGTGCGTTCAGATGCGGCGGACACGGTGGCCTACTTCTATGAAGAAGGCGTCGAGGTCAAGGTCATTTCTGGTGACAATGACCGCTCCGTGGGGGCTGTTGCACGTGAGCTGGAAATGGAGGGGGCTAACAATCCTGTCGATGCGTCTGAGCTTCCGGTCAGCCGCGATGAGAATAGCGAAGCCAAGCCCACCGAGATCCGCAACGAGTTCGCAGACATTGTGGAGTCGCGGCAGATCTTCGGCCGTGTCACGGCCGAGAATAAGCGCGATATGGTTGATGCGCTGCAGTCGCGGGGGCATCATGTGGCGATGACCGGTGATGGTGTCAATGATGTGCTGGCGCTAAAAGCGGCGAACCTGGGCGTGGCTATGGGCGATGGGGCGCCGGCGACACGTTCGGTTGCGCAGTTGGTGCTGTTGGATAATCGCTTCGCCGTGATGCCGATGATTGTGGCGGAGGGGCGTCGCGTCATTGGCAATATCGAGCGCGTGGCCAACCTCTTCTTGACGAAGACTATCTACTCGGTGGTGCTGGCGCTGGCTGTGGGGCTGTGGGGGATGGATTATCCATTCGAGCCGATTCATGTGACCATTACGGGATGGTTCACGATTGGAATCCCGGCCTTCGTGCTGTCGTTGGCTCCTAACTTGGAGCGTGCGCGCGATGGTTTCGTACGGCGCGTGTTGCGCTTAGCGATACCGGCGGGCATCACGGTGGGGTTGTTGACCTTCATGTTTTGGTTGTGGGCAAACCCGGGAGTCGACGCCAGCGATGCGGCACGAGGGGAGGCGTCTACTGCGACCCTCATTGTGCTGATTGTTTCGGCATTTTGGGTTTTGGTGGTCGTGGCTAGGCCATACACCTGGTGGAAGGTTCTGTTGCTGGCGGTATCGGCAGGAGCCTACCTGTTCATCTTCTCGGTTCGTTCAGTGGCCACAGTGCTTAATCTGTACTGGGTAGGGCGGGAGCTGTTGATTCCCGCGCTGATTGTGGGAGCCATCGGTGCGGGCATTATCGAAGCGCTGTGGTGGTGGCGTCAGAGTAAGCCATTGCCGGAAGAAGCGGAGAACACGAGTACAACGGCGTAA
- a CDS encoding enoyl-CoA hydratase — protein MTNPASEIRVEADGAIVTITIDRDHKRNSLTADVCRDIADAVEAAAEVPEQRVILLRGEGRAFCAGADLSGQHHEDSFHEQLRRMLRTIEASRLVVIADVQGPAVGAGMQLAMAADLRVVGERGWFMIPPVKLGIAVDAWTIRRVRVLVGGARARTILLAAERMDQEAARGCGLASYLGGPDKAEEVALRIATYAPLSLAYHKAVLNDDETHSPLKDYQQELYDTVWASEDAAEASKARAEKREPNFIGK, from the coding sequence ATGACGAACCCAGCATCTGAAATCCGCGTCGAAGCCGACGGCGCAATTGTCACTATCACCATCGACCGAGATCATAAGCGCAACTCCCTGACTGCCGACGTGTGTCGTGACATCGCCGATGCGGTGGAAGCTGCCGCTGAGGTTCCAGAGCAGCGCGTTATCCTGCTGCGCGGCGAAGGCCGCGCTTTCTGTGCGGGCGCCGACCTGAGTGGCCAGCACCATGAAGATTCCTTCCACGAACAGCTCCGTCGAATGCTGCGCACAATCGAGGCCAGCCGTCTGGTGGTTATAGCGGATGTGCAGGGGCCGGCTGTCGGCGCTGGGATGCAGCTGGCGATGGCGGCCGATTTGCGCGTCGTGGGTGAGCGCGGCTGGTTTATGATTCCGCCGGTCAAGCTCGGTATCGCTGTCGATGCCTGGACAATTCGCCGCGTACGCGTACTCGTCGGCGGTGCCCGCGCCCGCACTATTTTGTTGGCGGCCGAGCGCATGGATCAGGAAGCCGCCCGCGGTTGTGGTCTGGCTTCCTACCTTGGTGGTCCGGACAAGGCGGAGGAGGTAGCGCTTCGTATCGCCACCTACGCGCCCCTGTCGCTGGCCTACCACAAGGCAGTGCTCAACGACGATGAGACACATAGCCCGTTGAAGGACTACCAGCAGGAGCTCTACGACACGGTGTGGGCTTCCGAGGATGCTGCGGAGGCATCGAAGGCGCGAGCCGAAAAGCGCGAACCAAATTTCATTGGCAAATAG